Proteins found in one Serratia plymuthica genomic segment:
- a CDS encoding Tex family protein — translation MNDPLSRIIATELQARPEQVDSAIRLLDEGNTVPFIARYRKEVTGGLDDTQLRQLETRLGYLRELEDRRQTILKSIDEQGKLTEQLAGAINATQSKTELEDLYLPYKPKRRTRGQIAIEAGLEPLADTLWQDPQQQPEQLAEGYVDADKGVADVKAALDGARYILMERFAEDAALLAKVRNYLWKHAHLVSKVVEGKEEDGAKFRDYFDHHEPIAQVPSHRALAMFRGRNEGVLQLALNADPQFEEAPRESQAEQIIISHLDLRLNNAPADAWRKAVVNWTWRIKVLLHLETELMGTVRERAEDEAINVFARNMQDLLMAAPAGMRATMGLDPGLRTGVKVAVVDATGKLVATDTVYPHTGQAAKAAAIVAALCIKHKVELVAIGNGTASRETERFYLELQQQFSEVKAQKVIVSEAGASVYSASELAALEFPNLDVSLRGAVSIARRLQDPLAELVKIDPKSIGVGQYQHDVSQSQLAKKLDSVVEDCVNAVGVDLNTASVPLLTRVAGLTRMMAQNIVTWRDENGRFSNREQLLKVSRLGPKAFEQCAGFLRINHGDNPLDASTVHPETYPVVERILAATRQALQDLMGNPAAVRSLKASDFTDDKFGVPTVTDILKELEKPGRDPRPEFKTATFAEGVETLNDLQPGMILEGSVTNVTNFGAFVDIGVHQDGLVHISSLADKFVEDPHTVVKAGDIVKVKVMEVDLQRKRIALSMRLDEQPGEGSPRRGGAPAKDSPSRAPANKAKPRSSSTAGNSAMGDALAAAFGKKS, via the coding sequence ATGAATGACCCACTGAGCCGCATTATTGCAACAGAACTGCAGGCCCGGCCGGAGCAAGTTGACTCCGCCATCCGTCTGCTGGATGAAGGTAATACCGTGCCTTTTATCGCACGCTATCGTAAGGAAGTCACCGGGGGCCTGGACGACACTCAACTGCGCCAGCTGGAAACCCGCCTGGGTTATCTGCGTGAACTGGAAGACCGCCGTCAGACCATCCTCAAATCGATCGACGAGCAGGGCAAACTGACCGAACAGCTGGCGGGGGCGATCAACGCCACGCAAAGCAAAACCGAGCTCGAAGACCTCTACCTGCCGTACAAACCCAAACGTCGTACCCGTGGCCAAATCGCTATCGAAGCAGGTCTGGAGCCATTGGCCGACACCCTGTGGCAGGATCCGCAGCAACAGCCGGAACAGCTGGCCGAAGGCTACGTTGACGCCGACAAGGGCGTGGCGGATGTCAAAGCCGCCCTCGACGGCGCGCGTTACATCCTGATGGAGCGCTTCGCCGAAGACGCCGCGCTGCTGGCCAAGGTACGTAACTACCTGTGGAAGCATGCTCACCTGGTGTCCAAAGTGGTGGAAGGCAAAGAAGAAGACGGCGCCAAGTTCCGCGACTACTTTGATCACCATGAGCCTATTGCCCAGGTGCCTTCACACCGTGCATTGGCGATGTTCCGTGGCCGCAACGAAGGCGTGCTGCAGTTGGCGCTGAACGCCGATCCGCAGTTTGAAGAAGCCCCGCGCGAAAGCCAGGCGGAGCAAATCATCATCAGCCACCTCGACCTGCGCCTGAATAACGCCCCGGCCGATGCCTGGCGCAAAGCGGTGGTCAACTGGACCTGGCGCATCAAGGTGCTGTTGCATCTGGAAACCGAACTGATGGGGACGGTGCGCGAACGCGCGGAAGACGAAGCCATCAACGTTTTCGCCCGTAACATGCAGGATCTGCTGATGGCCGCACCGGCCGGCATGCGCGCCACCATGGGCCTGGACCCCGGTCTGCGCACCGGGGTAAAAGTGGCGGTGGTGGATGCCACCGGCAAGCTGGTCGCTACCGATACCGTCTACCCGCACACCGGCCAGGCTGCGAAAGCCGCTGCCATCGTCGCCGCCCTGTGCATCAAACACAAAGTAGAGCTGGTCGCTATCGGCAACGGCACCGCATCGCGTGAGACCGAGCGTTTTTACCTTGAATTGCAGCAGCAGTTCAGCGAAGTCAAAGCGCAGAAGGTGATCGTCAGCGAAGCGGGCGCCTCGGTATATTCCGCCTCCGAACTGGCGGCGCTGGAATTCCCGAACCTCGACGTTTCGCTGCGTGGCGCCGTCTCCATCGCCCGCCGTTTGCAGGATCCGTTGGCCGAACTGGTCAAAATCGACCCGAAATCCATCGGCGTCGGCCAGTACCAGCACGATGTCAGCCAAAGCCAGCTGGCGAAAAAGCTGGACTCGGTGGTGGAAGACTGCGTAAACGCCGTCGGTGTGGATCTGAACACCGCCTCAGTGCCGTTGCTGACCCGCGTGGCCGGCCTGACCCGCATGATGGCGCAGAACATCGTTACCTGGCGTGATGAGAACGGTCGCTTCAGCAACCGCGAACAACTGCTGAAAGTCAGCCGTCTGGGGCCAAAAGCCTTTGAACAGTGCGCCGGCTTCCTGCGCATCAACCACGGCGATAACCCGCTGGATGCCTCTACCGTTCACCCGGAAACCTACCCGGTGGTCGAACGTATTCTGGCCGCCACCCGGCAGGCGCTGCAGGATCTGATGGGCAACCCGGCGGCGGTGCGTAGCCTGAAGGCCAGCGACTTCACCGACGACAAATTTGGTGTGCCGACGGTCACCGACATCCTGAAAGAGCTGGAGAAACCGGGCCGCGATCCGCGTCCGGAATTCAAAACCGCCACCTTTGCCGAGGGCGTGGAAACCCTCAACGATCTGCAGCCGGGCATGATTTTGGAAGGCTCGGTCACCAACGTCACCAACTTCGGCGCCTTTGTGGATATCGGCGTACATCAGGACGGCCTGGTGCATATCTCCTCGCTGGCGGACAAGTTCGTCGAAGATCCGCATACCGTGGTGAAAGCCGGCGACATCGTCAAAGTGAAGGTGATGGAAGTGGATCTGCAACGCAAACGCATCGCGCTGAGCATGCGTCTGGACGAGCAACCGGGTGAAGGTTCGCCACGTCGCGGCGGCGCCCCGGCGAAGGACAGCCCTTCCCGCGCGCCGGCCAATAAGGCCAAACCGCGCAGCAGCTCGACGGCAGGCAACAGCGCCATGGGCGACGCGCTGGCTGCGGCATTCGGTAAGAAATCGTAG
- the greB gene encoding transcription elongation factor GreB, whose product MRTQLITREGYDKLKQELDFLWREERPEVTKKVTWAASLGDRSENADYQYNKKRLREIDRRVRYLTKCLEQLKIVDYSPQQEGKVFFGAWVEVENENGEIKRFRIVGYDEIFGRRDYISIDSPMARALLKKEVGDAATVNTPVGDALWYVNEIEYVK is encoded by the coding sequence ATGAGAACGCAGCTGATAACCCGCGAAGGTTACGACAAGCTCAAACAGGAGCTGGACTTTCTCTGGCGTGAAGAACGACCGGAAGTCACCAAAAAAGTGACCTGGGCCGCCAGCCTCGGCGACAGAAGTGAAAATGCCGATTACCAGTACAACAAAAAGCGATTGCGGGAAATCGATCGCCGCGTCCGCTACCTGACCAAATGTCTCGAGCAGTTGAAGATTGTCGACTATTCGCCGCAACAGGAAGGCAAGGTGTTCTTCGGCGCCTGGGTGGAAGTGGAAAATGAGAATGGCGAGATCAAACGCTTTCGCATTGTGGGCTACGACGAAATTTTTGGCCGTCGGGACTACATTTCCATCGATTCGCCGATGGCCCGCGCCCTGCTTAAAAAAGAGGTGGGGGATGCCGCCACCGTCAACACCCCGGTGGGTGATGCGCTGTGGTATGTGAATGAGATCGAGTACGTGAAGTAA
- the ompR gene encoding osmolarity response regulator transcription factor OmpR, producing the protein MQENHKILVVDDDMRLRALLERYLTEQGFQVRSVANAEQMDRLLTRESFHLMVLDLMLPGEDGLSICRRLRSQSNPMPIIMVTAKGEEVDRIVGLEIGADDYIPKPFNPRELLARIRAVLRRQANELPGAPSQEEAVIAFGKFKLNLGTREMFREDEPMPLTSGEFAVLKALVSHPREPLSRDKLMNLARGREYSAMERSIDVQISRLRRMVEEDPAHPRYIQTVWGLGYVFVPDGSKA; encoded by the coding sequence ATGCAAGAGAATCATAAGATTCTGGTCGTCGATGATGACATGCGCCTGCGCGCGCTTTTAGAGCGTTATTTAACCGAACAGGGCTTTCAGGTTCGCAGTGTCGCCAACGCTGAGCAAATGGATCGCTTGCTGACTCGAGAATCTTTCCACCTGATGGTGCTGGACCTGATGTTGCCGGGTGAAGATGGTCTGTCCATCTGCCGTCGTCTGCGCAGCCAGAGCAACCCGATGCCGATCATCATGGTGACCGCCAAAGGCGAAGAAGTCGACCGTATCGTTGGGCTGGAGATCGGCGCTGATGATTACATCCCAAAACCTTTCAACCCGCGTGAACTGCTGGCGCGCATCCGGGCGGTATTGCGCCGTCAGGCCAACGAATTGCCGGGCGCGCCTTCGCAGGAAGAAGCGGTCATTGCCTTCGGCAAATTCAAACTGAATCTGGGCACCCGTGAAATGTTCCGCGAAGATGAGCCTATGCCATTGACCAGCGGTGAGTTTGCGGTACTGAAGGCGTTGGTGAGCCATCCGCGTGAACCGCTTTCGCGCGACAAGCTGATGAACCTGGCGCGCGGCCGCGAATACAGCGCGATGGAACGCTCCATCGACGTGCAAATTTCCCGTCTTCGCCGCATGGTTGAAGAAGATCCGGCACATCCACGCTATATCCAGACCGTTTGGGGTCTTGGCTACGTCTTCGTTCCGGACGGCAGCAAGGCATGA
- the envZ gene encoding two-component system sensor histidine kinase EnvZ: MRRLRFSPRSSFARTLLLIVTLLFVSLVTTYLVVLNFAILPSLQQFNKVLAYEVRMLMTDRLQLEDGTLLEVPPAFRREIYRELGISLYTNSAAEESGLRWAQHYQFLSQQMAQQLGGPTDVRVEVNKNSPVVWLKTWLQPDIWVRVPLTEIHQGDFSPLFRYTLAIMLLAIGGAWLFIRIQNRPLVELEHAALQVGKGIIPPPLREYGASEVRSVTRAFNQMASGVKQLADDRTLLMAGVSHDLRTPLTRIRLATEMMSAEDGYLAESINKDIEECNAIIEQFIDYLRTGQEMQTELSDLNSILGEVVAAESGYERVIETAMAPGELMMNVHPLSIKRAAVNMVVNAARYGNGWIKVSSGRELQRGWFQIEDDGPGIKPEELKHLLQPFVRGDSARSTSGTGLGLAIVQRIIDGHHGALDIGTSERGGLLIRAYIPLPMEKKEPANGHLAAKENV; this comes from the coding sequence ATGAGGCGATTGCGCTTTTCACCGCGTAGCTCGTTTGCCCGAACCCTGCTGTTGATCGTCACCTTGCTGTTCGTCAGCCTGGTGACGACCTATCTGGTGGTGCTGAACTTCGCCATCCTGCCCAGTTTGCAGCAGTTCAACAAGGTATTGGCCTACGAAGTGCGTATGCTGATGACCGATAGGTTGCAGCTGGAAGATGGCACGCTGCTGGAAGTGCCGCCGGCGTTTCGCCGGGAAATTTACCGTGAGTTGGGGATTTCTCTGTACACCAATTCGGCGGCGGAGGAGAGCGGGCTGCGCTGGGCGCAACATTACCAATTCCTCAGCCAGCAGATGGCGCAGCAGCTCGGCGGGCCGACCGACGTGCGGGTGGAAGTGAACAAGAACTCCCCGGTGGTGTGGCTGAAAACCTGGCTGCAACCTGATATCTGGGTGCGGGTTCCGCTGACTGAAATCCACCAGGGCGATTTCTCGCCGCTGTTCCGCTATACCCTGGCGATTATGCTGTTGGCTATCGGCGGCGCCTGGCTGTTTATCCGCATCCAGAACCGCCCGCTGGTGGAGCTGGAGCACGCGGCTTTGCAGGTCGGCAAAGGCATTATCCCGCCGCCGCTGCGTGAATACGGCGCTTCGGAAGTGCGTTCGGTGACGCGGGCCTTCAATCAGATGGCGTCGGGCGTCAAGCAACTGGCGGATGACCGCACGCTGCTGATGGCCGGGGTTAGCCACGATCTTCGCACGCCGCTGACGCGTATCCGTCTGGCGACCGAGATGATGAGCGCCGAAGATGGTTATCTGGCGGAGTCGATCAATAAAGATATCGAAGAGTGCAACGCCATTATCGAGCAGTTTATCGACTATTTGCGTACCGGCCAGGAGATGCAAACCGAGCTCAGCGATCTGAACTCGATTCTGGGCGAGGTCGTGGCGGCCGAGAGCGGCTATGAGCGGGTTATCGAAACCGCCATGGCGCCGGGTGAGCTGATGATGAATGTGCATCCGCTATCGATTAAGCGTGCGGCGGTGAACATGGTGGTGAATGCGGCGCGTTACGGTAACGGCTGGATCAAGGTCAGCAGCGGGCGTGAACTGCAACGTGGCTGGTTCCAGATAGAAGACGACGGCCCGGGCATAAAACCTGAAGAATTGAAACATCTGCTGCAGCCGTTTGTCCGTGGCGACAGCGCGCGCAGCACCAGCGGAACCGGGCTTGGCCTGGCTATCGTGCAGCGCATTATCGACGGCCATCACGGCGCGTTGGATATCGGCACCAGCGAACGCGGCGGGCTGTTGATCAGGGCTTATATTCCGTTGCCGATGGAGAAAAAAGAGCCGGCAAATGGGCATCTGGCGGCGAAAGAGAACGTATGA
- a CDS encoding type II toxin-antitoxin system VapC family toxin, whose amino-acid sequence MIILDTNVVLELLRPAPHYHVLRWLDQQDTYQFYLSAVVVAELYTGIACMPSGKRQFELQTNLGVMLQEEFSERILPFDTGCALQHAELMGANRRRGIGVSFPDTQIAATCLHYGATLATRNTKDFIHCGIELIDPWQANTARRLHEEAAEYYVMSRKP is encoded by the coding sequence ATGATTATTCTCGATACCAATGTCGTTTTAGAATTGTTGCGTCCAGCGCCTCATTACCATGTCTTAAGGTGGCTGGACCAACAAGATACCTATCAATTCTATCTGAGCGCTGTCGTGGTCGCGGAGCTGTACACCGGCATAGCCTGTATGCCCTCCGGCAAAAGGCAGTTCGAGTTGCAAACCAATCTGGGTGTAATGCTGCAAGAGGAGTTTTCGGAAAGAATTTTGCCCTTTGATACTGGCTGCGCTCTGCAGCATGCTGAACTCATGGGCGCTAACCGCCGCCGAGGCATCGGCGTCAGCTTTCCAGACACCCAAATCGCCGCCACCTGCCTGCATTACGGCGCCACATTAGCCACGCGTAATACCAAAGACTTTATCCATTGCGGGATTGAGTTAATCGATCCTTGGCAAGCCAACACCGCTCGGCGTCTGCACGAAGAAGCGGCGGAATACTATGTGATGAGCAGAAAACCCTGA
- a CDS encoding FitA-like ribbon-helix-helix domain-containing protein yields the protein MATITVRNLDDEVKELLRVSAAKNGHSMEEEARMILKQALVKKPPRYGLGTRMHQHFAELGGVELEIPPRDKTPPRIATFDDDDDQV from the coding sequence ATGGCTACCATAACCGTCAGAAATCTGGACGACGAAGTAAAAGAATTGCTGCGCGTCTCGGCAGCGAAAAACGGCCATTCCATGGAGGAGGAAGCTCGAATGATTTTGAAACAGGCATTAGTGAAAAAACCGCCGCGCTATGGTTTAGGAACACGTATGCATCAGCACTTTGCCGAGCTGGGCGGCGTTGAATTGGAGATCCCGCCGCGCGATAAAACACCCCCGCGGATTGCCACCTTTGACGACGACGATGACCAAGTATGA
- the pckA gene encoding phosphoenolpyruvate carboxykinase (ATP), giving the protein MRVKGITPQELAAYGIHNVGEIVHNPSYELLFKEETDPSLEGFERGVVTKLGAVSVDTGIFTGRSPKDKYIVRDDITRDTVWWADQGKGKNDNKPLSPEVWADLKQLVTTQLSGKRLFVVDTFCGANADSRLKVRFITEVAWQAHFVKNMFIRPSDEELQDFEPDFVVMNGAKCTNPNWQQQGLNSENFVAFNLTERMQLIGGTWYGGEMKKGMFSIMNYLLPLKGIASMHCSANVGEKGDVAVFFGLSGTGKTTLSTDPKRQLIGDDEHGWDDDGVFNFEGGCYAKTIKLSEEAEPEIYHAIKRDALLENVAVLADGTIDFNDGSKTENTRVSYPIYHIQNIVKPVSKAGHATKVIFLTADAFGVLPPVSRLTANQTQYHFLSGFTAKLAGTERGVTEPTPTFSSCFGAAFLTLHPTQYAEVLVKRMLAAGAQAYLVNTGWNGTGKRISIKDTRGIIDAILNGEIDKAETITLPIFDLAMPTSLPGVNPAILDPRATYASLEQWQEKAQDLAERFITNFDKYTDTPAGAALVSAGPKL; this is encoded by the coding sequence ATGCGTGTTAAAGGTATAACCCCTCAGGAACTGGCCGCTTATGGCATTCATAACGTCGGCGAAATCGTTCACAACCCAAGTTATGAACTGCTGTTCAAGGAAGAAACCGACCCGTCTCTGGAGGGTTTTGAACGTGGGGTCGTGACCAAGCTGGGTGCCGTATCCGTCGACACCGGTATTTTTACCGGCCGTTCCCCGAAAGATAAATACATCGTCCGTGACGACATCACCCGCGACACCGTCTGGTGGGCCGATCAGGGTAAAGGCAAAAACGACAACAAACCCCTCAGCCCAGAAGTCTGGGCAGACCTGAAACAGCTGGTCACCACGCAACTCTCCGGCAAACGTCTGTTCGTAGTAGATACTTTCTGCGGCGCCAACGCCGACTCCCGCCTGAAAGTACGCTTTATCACTGAAGTGGCCTGGCAGGCGCACTTCGTGAAAAACATGTTCATCCGCCCGTCTGATGAAGAGTTGCAGGATTTCGAGCCGGACTTCGTGGTGATGAACGGCGCCAAGTGCACCAACCCGAACTGGCAGCAGCAGGGCCTGAACTCGGAAAACTTCGTCGCTTTCAACCTGACTGAACGCATGCAGCTGATTGGCGGCACCTGGTACGGCGGCGAAATGAAAAAGGGTATGTTCTCGATAATGAACTACCTGCTGCCGCTGAAGGGCATCGCCTCCATGCACTGCTCGGCCAACGTGGGCGAGAAAGGCGACGTGGCCGTGTTCTTCGGCCTGTCCGGCACCGGCAAAACCACCCTGTCCACCGATCCAAAACGCCAGTTGATTGGCGATGATGAACACGGCTGGGATGACGACGGCGTATTTAACTTCGAAGGTGGCTGCTACGCCAAAACCATCAAGCTGTCTGAAGAAGCCGAGCCGGAAATCTATCACGCCATCAAGCGCGATGCGTTGCTGGAAAACGTTGCCGTGCTGGCGGACGGCACCATAGACTTCAACGACGGCTCAAAAACCGAGAACACCCGCGTTTCCTACCCGATCTACCACATCCAAAACATCGTCAAGCCGGTTTCCAAAGCGGGTCATGCCACCAAGGTGATCTTCCTGACCGCAGACGCCTTCGGCGTACTGCCGCCGGTATCCCGCCTGACCGCGAACCAGACTCAGTATCACTTCCTGTCCGGTTTTACCGCCAAGCTGGCCGGTACCGAACGCGGCGTGACCGAGCCAACCCCGACCTTCTCCTCCTGCTTCGGCGCAGCTTTCCTGACGCTGCACCCAACGCAGTATGCTGAAGTGCTGGTAAAACGCATGCTGGCCGCCGGCGCGCAAGCCTACCTGGTGAACACCGGCTGGAACGGCACCGGCAAACGCATCTCCATCAAGGATACCCGCGGCATTATTGACGCGATCCTCAACGGTGAAATCGACAAGGCGGAAACCATCACTCTGCCAATCTTCGATCTGGCGATGCCGACCTCACTGCCGGGCGTCAACCCGGCTATCCTGGATCCACGCGCTACCTACGCCAGCCTTGAGCAGTGGCAGGAAAAAGCGCAGGATCTGGCCGAGCGTTTTATCACCAACTTCGACAAATATACCGACACGCCTGCGGGCGCCGCGCTGGTCAGCGCCGGTCCAAAACTGTAA
- the hslO gene encoding Hsp33 family molecular chaperone HslO, with translation MSNHDQLHRYLFENYAVRGELVTVSETYQQVLNNHDYPAPVQKLLGELLVATSLLTATLKFDGDITVQLQGDGPLKLAVINGNNRQEMRGVARVQSDIADDSTLHQMIGNGVMVITIAPTEGERYQGVVALEGETLAECLEAYFRQSEQLPTRLFIRTGESEGKPAAGGMLLQVLPAQDGNADDFDHLVQLTNTVKSEELFGLPANEVLYRLYHQEEVTLYEPQDVIFRCTCSRQRCADALITLPAEEVAHMLEQDGNIDMHCDYCGNHYVFDAVDVAALYTGNTGESEQLH, from the coding sequence ATGTCTAACCATGACCAATTGCACCGTTACCTGTTTGAAAACTACGCGGTGCGCGGTGAGCTGGTTACCGTCAGCGAAACCTATCAGCAGGTTCTGAACAATCACGACTACCCGGCGCCGGTACAAAAGCTGTTGGGTGAACTGCTGGTCGCCACCAGCCTGCTGACGGCAACCCTGAAGTTCGACGGCGACATCACCGTGCAATTGCAGGGCGACGGTCCGCTGAAGCTGGCGGTGATTAACGGCAACAACCGTCAGGAAATGCGGGGCGTGGCGCGCGTACAGAGCGACATCGCCGACGACAGCACGCTGCATCAGATGATTGGCAACGGCGTCATGGTGATCACCATCGCGCCTACCGAAGGCGAACGCTATCAGGGCGTGGTCGCGCTGGAAGGCGAAACCCTGGCCGAGTGCCTTGAGGCCTATTTCCGTCAGTCAGAACAGTTGCCAACCCGTCTGTTCATTCGCACCGGCGAGTCGGAAGGCAAACCGGCAGCGGGCGGCATGCTGCTGCAGGTGCTGCCGGCGCAAGACGGCAATGCCGATGATTTCGATCATCTGGTGCAATTGACCAACACGGTGAAAAGTGAAGAGCTGTTCGGCCTGCCGGCCAATGAGGTGCTGTATCGCCTGTACCATCAGGAAGAAGTCACCCTCTACGAACCGCAGGACGTGATCTTCCGTTGCACCTGTTCACGCCAGCGCTGCGCTGACGCCCTGATCACGCTGCCAGCCGAAGAAGTGGCACACATGCTGGAGCAGGACGGCAATATCGATATGCACTGTGACTACTGCGGCAATCACTATGTCTTTGACGCCGTGGATGTTGCGGCGCTGTACACCGGTAACACCGGCGAAAGCGAACAGTTGCACTAA
- the hslR gene encoding ribosome-associated heat shock protein Hsp15 yields the protein MKEKATRDDAVRLDKWLWAARFYKTRALAREMIDGGKVHYNGQRGKPSKIVEINAEIKLRQGNEERTVIVLALTGQRRGADEAQQMYQETEASIVNREKMAIARKMNALTMPHPDRRPDKKERRDLIKFKFGEQE from the coding sequence ATGAAAGAAAAAGCAACGCGGGACGATGCGGTCCGGCTGGACAAATGGCTGTGGGCAGCGCGTTTCTATAAGACCCGCGCACTGGCGCGGGAGATGATCGACGGCGGCAAGGTGCACTACAACGGACAACGCGGCAAGCCGAGCAAAATTGTCGAGATCAATGCCGAGATCAAACTGCGTCAGGGCAATGAAGAACGCACGGTGATCGTGCTGGCCCTCACCGGCCAACGGCGCGGCGCCGACGAGGCGCAGCAAATGTATCAGGAAACCGAGGCCAGTATCGTCAACCGAGAGAAAATGGCGATCGCGCGCAAGATGAATGCGCTGACCATGCCGCACCCGGACCGCCGTCCGGACAAGAAAGAGCGGCGCGATCTGATTAAATTTAAATTTGGTGAGCAGGAATAA
- the yrfG gene encoding GMP/IMP nucleotidase → MVPEFDWHEIDTVLLDMDGTLLDLEFDSHFWLRLVPQAVSEQRAIPLDEARQIIHQEYLAVQHTMNWYCFDYWSERLDLDIYRMTSEVGSRARLREDTEPFLQALRAAGHQTILLTNAHPHSLAVKIEHTGLDRHLDLLLSTHTFGYPKEDQRLWQAVQQHTGFDPQRTLFVDDGEPILDAARSFGIRYCLGVQNPDSSMAEKTFRHYPSMRDYRLLIPALEKGER, encoded by the coding sequence ATGGTTCCCGAGTTTGACTGGCATGAGATCGACACCGTGCTGCTGGATATGGACGGCACCTTGCTCGATCTGGAGTTCGACAGCCATTTTTGGCTGCGCCTGGTGCCGCAGGCAGTGAGCGAGCAACGCGCGATCCCGCTCGATGAAGCGCGCCAGATTATTCATCAGGAATATTTGGCGGTGCAGCACACCATGAACTGGTATTGCTTCGATTACTGGAGCGAACGGCTCGATCTGGACATTTATCGCATGACCAGCGAAGTGGGCAGCCGCGCCCGTCTGCGCGAGGATACCGAGCCGTTTTTACAGGCCTTGCGCGCGGCCGGCCATCAGACTATTTTGCTGACCAACGCCCATCCGCACAGCCTGGCGGTAAAAATTGAGCATACCGGTTTGGATCGGCACCTTGATTTATTGCTTTCCACCCACACATTTGGTTATCCGAAGGAAGATCAGCGTTTGTGGCAGGCCGTTCAGCAGCACACCGGTTTTGATCCGCAGCGCACGCTGTTTGTCGATGACGGCGAACCTATTTTGGACGCCGCCCGCAGTTTTGGTATTCGCTACTGTCTGGGCGTGCAGAACCCGGACTCCAGCATGGCGGAGAAAACCTTCCGGCACTATCCGTCGATGCGCGACTACCGCCTGTTGATACCGGCGCTGGAAAAGGGCGAACGATGA